CCATATTCGCTATAGATTGTGTTTAGCTAAATtctaaacaaacacaaactgtTACGTTGTAGTAATGTAGTGAATATTAAAGTATCGAGAATCGTTGAATCATGCTAAATTATTAGCTGATTGTACTTATCTAGCAGTGGACATAAATACAGAGCGGCACAAGTGTTTCAGTCGTGTCAGTAGTCAGTAGTGGTCGGTGACCGAGCGCGCATTGTGCTGCAGGTTGAACGAGGAGAAAGAGAGTTCGCCGTGTTTGGAACGCGAGGAACGAGCACCTGTCAACATGTTCGGAACTCAGCGCCGGGTGGCGCTCGACGTGCTCATGGCGTGCTGGGGGCTCGGCACGTGGCTCGGGGTCAACGGCCTGTACGTGCAACTGCCGCTGCTGGTAGACCGCCTGCCTGAGGGCTGGGCGCTGCCCTCCTCCATGGTGATGGCCGTGCAGCTCGCCAACAGCGGACTGCTAATATACGCGGTGATGCGCCGCCTGCTGCCGCGCGTGTCCGATGCCTACTACATCTCGGGGCTGCTCGTCATCGGCACGCTGGCGCTCTTACTGAACGCCTTCCTCTACGAGAAAACTGCTGTGATAGGTTCCCAAGAACGGTCGATCGCTTACTTGGCGTTGACGTTCTTTGCGGCGTTGGTGGGCTGCACCAGCTCCGTGCTGTTCTACCCGTACTTAAGACATTTCCGTGATGTGTACCTGGCGACGTACTTGGTGGGTGAGGGTCTGAGCGGGTTCGTGCCGAGCCTGCTGGCGCTGGTGCAGGGCGTGGGCGGTGCACCCGAGTGCTTGCCCAACGAGGACAACACGATGCTGGAGCCGCACTACCCGCCCGCGCGGTTCGACACCACCGTGTTCCTGGTCCTGCTCGGCGGGCTGTCGGCCGCCAGCTTGGCCAGCTTCACCGTCATGAACAACTACAAGGGCTTCGACTCGGAGCGCGTggcgccggcggcggcggccaaGGACGACGAGGCGACGTCCGAGCGGCCCTCGCTGCTCGTGCCGCGCTGGATGGGCGTGATGGCGCTGATGGCGGTGCTGAACGCACTGAACAACGGCGTGATGCCGTCGGTGCAGTCGTACTCGTGCATGCCGTACGGCACGCGCGCGTACCACCTGGCGGTGACGCTGAGCGCGATGGCCAACCCGGCGGCGTGCCTGGCGGGCGTGTGGCTGCGGCCGGTGTCTGCGCGGGTGCTGGCCGCCATGCTGGCGTCCGCCTGCGTGCCCTTCGCGTACCTGCTGGCCACGGCGCTGCTCAGCCCGGCGCCGCCGCTGCAGTACAGCGCGGGCGGAGAAGTTCTCATCGTGAGTGTTTCACTCCATTTGTTTTCACAATCGTGTACACCGATTCTATAAAGTAAAATGGAGCTGTAACTATGTTGTACCAAAATAGCGCGGAGTTGTTTCATAAATCTGGTGTATCggttttactaaatatttatatattcaaGATTTTGTTGTACACGATAGTGATTTATCTCTTGCGATGCATGGGTTATCAACAAATtatgttcataaaaaatatcttaattgtCACAAATGAGTGCGACACGCGAGTCTcgtgtataatttttatattcctATCGAAACTAGTTAAAATTACTAACTAGCAAAATCAGCTAAATGTTAACAATTCCACTGAAGTATCAAAGTATATAAAGTACCTATAGAGTTGATGGAGCCACGCCACGCGGAGTTCCTTCTCCTGTCTGCAGAGTTCAAACTGTAAAGTTACCCCAAGCACGGCCCTCGAGGTGCCTCTGACTTCTCCCTAGTTTGACTGGTTAAGTAATTTTGATTGGTTTAGCTACTTATCTAGTACTTAGTTTAAGTACTTTTGACGAGTTAAAGGTTTTGACTGCAACATGCATATTGTAAAGTGTACGAGTGGAGAATGTGAGTAGTGACGTGGTACATGTTCGTGCAGGTGGTGGCGTGGGTGTCGTCGTCGGGCGTGATCTCGTACGCGCGCATGTGGGTGTACGGGTGGGCgcggggcggcggcgcgcgcggcatGCGGCTGTGCGGCGCGCTGGGCCAGCTCGGCTCCGTGCTGGGCTCCGCCAGCACCTACTTCATCGTCAACTACACGGCGCTGTTCGTGCAGCCCGACGCCTGCCCCGCCATCTCCTCGCTCACACACCTATAGCGGCGCAGCACGCACCGAGGCGTAGCCACATGTGTTCTGTACTAGGTACAAACACTCATCACTAGTATTGTTATTAGTCCTATGCATCGGGCGCGCAACTCCAGGTTACGTGCCACTGCTGAGGATCCCGGAACCAACCAATCCAGACAAATATTTTGGATTCGTTCCTAAATGATCTCGTGCGTAGCAGTCGCACTGGATACGGACGGGGCACACTACTTAACATTAgtttataagaataataaatatttaatatagacTATTTATGTTGACGTTATTCCGTTGTTTTATTTGtcctaaatacataatacatatattaaattacaCCCAATGCAGAATACCTAGACGTGGGTCTCGAGCAGACAACGCATTATGTAATATCTATTTACAGAGCGGAGACTAACTGGTTTCTCTGTAGTTCCTAGATAACaatacattcaataaaaaacaataaaatgtctaTTGGAGTACATGATCCGACTGCGCTAACATGATTTGCTCACAAATGTGGCGTATGCATATGCAATGAGTTGAAATCTGGTTTTACTTTACTCCCGAGTTATGCGGTCACTTCCATTGAAATCTCTTAATACAAAGAGGTTTTAGGGAATCCCAGCGATGACAAATGCTTTCTTGAAAGAAttagaataacaataattattttattaagcgACGGCAAGTCAGATTGTACGACTACAACCCACGGTACGGTCATCGACACTGAGACGGATCAAGTGATGGTGTGTTATTCGTATGCACATGGGACAAGAGCTAATCGaccattatgtattttttatgggacaagctcTCTAGAACCTCTCAAAACgcctgcaactcctgtaagccagaatctacagtacATACACACATGAAAACACGCGAAAACTACACAGCAGTACGTTTCGGGAACATGAATAggtaactgtcttggatccgcaacgaaataaatcagaagattatattagagaagaaaaaataaacgatagtttccacttccctcgtaGAATAGCTGTCATCTTAGCTGTTTATTGAGCATTGTTATTACGGCAAATAATATTCATGTCCTCCTGCCAGTGTGCACTTGTACAGTGCAGTCGCAAACTACTTACGGTaagttttaaacatttcaatgaGTTATAATAGGTTTTAGTTATTTTCCTCTTGGGTAACTACATAATTTTCAATACGGAATAGGTACCGAGTTTGATGAAAATGCCtacaaaaatatagttattcCTAATCATAATATAAGAATGTGATGGTGCAATCGTTCACTGCGCCAGTTGCACTGTGGATGGTTCTCGTAGCgtccagtctccgtgctacgAGAACTGTCGCCCGTAGGCGGACAGAGGACGTTTACCGTAAACAACATTATATCGGCGAAATCAACTTCAGACTCGACGAAATCAATGAGTGtcgtgtgtgtatgtgtgtgtgagcaCAAACTCGTGAATTTCACACGGGAACACGATGTTTGCAGAACTTCTGGAAAGTAATCATGATTTCTGTAGAAGTTTCGTAACCTCTTGTACTACATAGTTCATAAGTTTCAAGTTAAAACGATTAAGTTCGTCATTATGTGTT
This genomic window from Spodoptera frugiperda isolate SF20-4 chromosome 28, AGI-APGP_CSIRO_Sfru_2.0, whole genome shotgun sequence contains:
- the LOC126912678 gene encoding solute carrier family 52, riboflavin transporter, member 3-B isoform X1, with protein sequence MPASFAQLNEEKESSPCLEREERAPVNMFGTQRRVALDVLMACWGLGTWLGVNGLYVQLPLLVDRLPEGWALPSSMVMAVQLANSGLLIYAVMRRLLPRVSDAYYISGLLVIGTLALLLNAFLYEKTAVIGSQERSIAYLALTFFAALVGCTSSVLFYPYLRHFRDVYLATYLVGEGLSGFVPSLLALVQGVGGAPECLPNEDNTMLEPHYPPARFDTTVFLVLLGGLSAASLASFTVMNNYKGFDSERVAPAAAAKDDEATSERPSLLVPRWMGVMALMAVLNALNNGVMPSVQSYSCMPYGTRAYHLAVTLSAMANPAACLAGVWLRPVSARVLAAMLASACVPFAYLLATALLSPAPPLQYSAGGEVLIVVAWVSSSGVISYARMWVYGWARGGGARGMRLCGALGQLGSVLGSASTYFIVNYTALFVQPDACPAISSLTHL
- the LOC126912678 gene encoding solute carrier family 52, riboflavin transporter, member 3-B isoform X3, with protein sequence MDDGLNEEKESSPCLEREERAPVNMFGTQRRVALDVLMACWGLGTWLGVNGLYVQLPLLVDRLPEGWALPSSMVMAVQLANSGLLIYAVMRRLLPRVSDAYYISGLLVIGTLALLLNAFLYEKTAVIGSQERSIAYLALTFFAALVGCTSSVLFYPYLRHFRDVYLATYLVGEGLSGFVPSLLALVQGVGGAPECLPNEDNTMLEPHYPPARFDTTVFLVLLGGLSAASLASFTVMNNYKGFDSERVAPAAAAKDDEATSERPSLLVPRWMGVMALMAVLNALNNGVMPSVQSYSCMPYGTRAYHLAVTLSAMANPAACLAGVWLRPVSARVLAAMLASACVPFAYLLATALLSPAPPLQYSAGGEVLIVVAWVSSSGVISYARMWVYGWARGGGARGMRLCGALGQLGSVLGSASTYFIVNYTALFVQPDACPAISSLTHL
- the LOC126912678 gene encoding solute carrier family 52, riboflavin transporter, member 3-B isoform X2; the protein is MASSTRLNEEKESSPCLEREERAPVNMFGTQRRVALDVLMACWGLGTWLGVNGLYVQLPLLVDRLPEGWALPSSMVMAVQLANSGLLIYAVMRRLLPRVSDAYYISGLLVIGTLALLLNAFLYEKTAVIGSQERSIAYLALTFFAALVGCTSSVLFYPYLRHFRDVYLATYLVGEGLSGFVPSLLALVQGVGGAPECLPNEDNTMLEPHYPPARFDTTVFLVLLGGLSAASLASFTVMNNYKGFDSERVAPAAAAKDDEATSERPSLLVPRWMGVMALMAVLNALNNGVMPSVQSYSCMPYGTRAYHLAVTLSAMANPAACLAGVWLRPVSARVLAAMLASACVPFAYLLATALLSPAPPLQYSAGGEVLIVVAWVSSSGVISYARMWVYGWARGGGARGMRLCGALGQLGSVLGSASTYFIVNYTALFVQPDACPAISSLTHL
- the LOC126912678 gene encoding solute carrier family 52, riboflavin transporter, member 3-B isoform X5, which gives rise to MLNEEKESSPCLEREERAPVNMFGTQRRVALDVLMACWGLGTWLGVNGLYVQLPLLVDRLPEGWALPSSMVMAVQLANSGLLIYAVMRRLLPRVSDAYYISGLLVIGTLALLLNAFLYEKTAVIGSQERSIAYLALTFFAALVGCTSSVLFYPYLRHFRDVYLATYLVGEGLSGFVPSLLALVQGVGGAPECLPNEDNTMLEPHYPPARFDTTVFLVLLGGLSAASLASFTVMNNYKGFDSERVAPAAAAKDDEATSERPSLLVPRWMGVMALMAVLNALNNGVMPSVQSYSCMPYGTRAYHLAVTLSAMANPAACLAGVWLRPVSARVLAAMLASACVPFAYLLATALLSPAPPLQYSAGGEVLIVVAWVSSSGVISYARMWVYGWARGGGARGMRLCGALGQLGSVLGSASTYFIVNYTALFVQPDACPAISSLTHL
- the LOC126912678 gene encoding solute carrier family 52, riboflavin transporter, member 3-B isoform X6; its protein translation is MFGTQRRVALDVLMACWGLGTWLGVNGLYVQLPLLVDRLPEGWALPSSMVMAVQLANSGLLIYAVMRRLLPRVSDAYYISGLLVIGTLALLLNAFLYEKTAVIGSQERSIAYLALTFFAALVGCTSSVLFYPYLRHFRDVYLATYLVGEGLSGFVPSLLALVQGVGGAPECLPNEDNTMLEPHYPPARFDTTVFLVLLGGLSAASLASFTVMNNYKGFDSERVAPAAAAKDDEATSERPSLLVPRWMGVMALMAVLNALNNGVMPSVQSYSCMPYGTRAYHLAVTLSAMANPAACLAGVWLRPVSARVLAAMLASACVPFAYLLATALLSPAPPLQYSAGGEVLIVVAWVSSSGVISYARMWVYGWARGGGARGMRLCGALGQLGSVLGSASTYFIVNYTALFVQPDACPAISSLTHL